From the Cryptomeria japonica chromosome 2, Sugi_1.0, whole genome shotgun sequence genome, one window contains:
- the LOC131065951 gene encoding uncharacterized protein LOC131065951: MPTTLKNPISCGEFFQWGVRKRTVREKPQEKKDETIVENKSTICADRLAAAGIIPCSPQEQCLQIPCSPQVHCHQIQSALDKMIALPSNKSFHPLPSAPEGSSRSQHRMNNIMCTRSSNNPEGRNTIQDNKPLNLDTFVWPKLSLSLSLREKEEDFQAIKGSKLALRPKKRLKCIQKAIDNLSPGVWLSDVSQERYEVRENKSTRKRPRGLKAMQGVASDLE, translated from the exons ATGCCGACAACATTAAAGAACCCAATTTCTTGTGGTGAGTTTTTTCAATGGGGAGTCCGGAAGCGTACGGTAAGGGAGAAACCACAAGAAAAGAAGGACGAGACGATTGTGGAGAACAAATCCACCATTTGTGCGGACAGACTTGCTGCTGCAGGGATAATCCCCTGTTCCCCACAAGAACAGTGTCTTCAAATCCCCTGCTCCCCACAAGTACACTGTCATCAAATCCAATCAGCCCTTGATAAAATGATAGCACTGCCCTCCAATAAAAGCTTTCATCCCCTGCCATCTGCTCCAGAAGGAAGTAGCAGATCACAGCACCGGATGAATAATATAATGTGCACCAGGAGCAGCAATAATCCAGAGGGAAGGAACACTATCCAAGACAACAAGCCCTTGAATCTGGACACTTTTGTTTGGCCAAAATTGAGCCTAAGCCTATCCCtcagagagaaagaggaagatttCCAGGCAATAAAAGGCTCAAAGTTGGCATTGAGACCCAAAAAGCGTCTCAAGTGTATTCAGAAGGCAATAGAT AATCTTAGTCCTGGTGTTTGGCTTAGCGATGTTTCTCAAGAACGGTATGAAGTCAGGGAAAATAAATCCACAAGAAAG AGACCGAGGGGTTTGAAAGCTATGCAAGGAGTAGCTAGTGACTTGGAATAA